A stretch of the Symmachiella macrocystis genome encodes the following:
- a CDS encoding thioredoxin family protein → MLSMRVLRLFVATAFVAVGFSCFSLMGCGSETSATDSSSTELAPKGIWTTDYKAALAKAKKEGKDVLINFTGSDWCGYCIELQNKVFQYKVFSDGATKDFVLLEVDFPNDASLITPQVQAQNNKLQQKFSIEGFPAILLVDEEGRPYARTGYQPVGPQKYVEHLSEFTDLRKKRDAAFAAAGKLSGIEKALKLDEALSDIPPQWMFTSYADVVEEIVSLDADNQAGLRKEYADQLLISKLQVKLKEIQTLLQTTGNVDAALKKIDEIDKEFAGFAPAREVGIRFRLQLLQMEERNDDVLKLANSLLADKATQEDLRLPILSAKLQALVQLDKIEDALEVTGRMRQEFTKDKQLSARILIARADLLHKLKQEDEAREALKEARVLGGAEMEATLNQVEKQIFQKPQEGPDLKAPAN, encoded by the coding sequence ATGTTGTCCATGCGAGTTCTGAGACTGTTTGTTGCCACTGCGTTTGTCGCTGTCGGTTTTAGTTGTTTCTCCTTAATGGGTTGTGGCAGCGAGACTTCCGCCACAGACAGTTCCAGCACGGAATTGGCCCCCAAAGGGATTTGGACGACCGACTACAAGGCTGCGTTGGCAAAGGCCAAGAAGGAAGGCAAGGACGTCCTGATTAATTTCACCGGTTCCGACTGGTGTGGCTACTGTATTGAACTGCAGAACAAAGTGTTCCAGTACAAAGTTTTTTCTGACGGAGCGACCAAGGACTTTGTCCTGTTGGAAGTCGATTTCCCCAATGATGCGTCGCTTATCACGCCTCAGGTCCAGGCGCAGAATAACAAATTGCAGCAGAAGTTCTCGATCGAGGGCTTTCCGGCGATTTTGCTGGTCGATGAAGAGGGGCGTCCCTATGCCCGCACCGGTTACCAACCAGTGGGTCCGCAGAAATACGTTGAGCATTTGAGCGAATTTACCGACCTGCGTAAGAAACGCGACGCAGCCTTCGCCGCCGCTGGCAAACTCTCGGGCATTGAAAAGGCCTTAAAACTGGATGAGGCGCTGAGTGACATTCCTCCGCAATGGATGTTCACTTCCTATGCGGATGTCGTCGAGGAAATCGTCAGCTTAGATGCGGACAACCAAGCGGGACTGCGTAAGGAGTATGCGGATCAGTTATTGATTTCGAAATTGCAAGTGAAATTGAAGGAAATTCAGACGCTGCTCCAAACGACCGGAAACGTTGACGCCGCCCTGAAAAAAATCGATGAGATTGACAAGGAATTCGCAGGCTTTGCACCCGCCCGTGAGGTTGGCATTCGTTTCCGCTTGCAACTCCTACAGATGGAGGAACGGAATGATGACGTGCTGAAGTTGGCCAACTCGCTGTTGGCGGACAAAGCCACTCAAGAGGATCTGCGCTTGCCGATTCTCAGCGCCAAATTGCAAGCATTGGTTCAATTGGACAAAATTGAGGATGCTTTAGAAGTCACCGGTCGCATGCGTCAGGAATTCACAAAAGATAAGCAACTCTCAGCTCGAATTTTGATTGCCCGTGCAGATTTGCTTCATAAACTCAAACAGGAAGATGAAGCTCGGGAAGCACTTAAAGAAGCGCGGGTCTTAGGAGGCGCTGAAATGGAGGCCACGCTCAACCAGGTCGAAAAGCAGATTTTTCAAAAACCGCAAGAGGGACCGGATTTGAAAGCCCCTGCGAACTAG